One part of the Lotus japonicus ecotype B-129 chromosome 2, LjGifu_v1.2 genome encodes these proteins:
- the LOC130737893 gene encoding FHA domain-containing protein PS1 isoform X1, with amino-acid sequence MASEKNPEEEEGKIPVLTVLKNESILKNIFIVNKPPEDHSPRRRHRDHEDILLVGRHPDCDLMLTHPSISRYHLHIRSVPSSLSFSVIDLSSVHGTWVSGRKIEAGVRVEMKEGDTLRIGVSSRVYRLHWIPISRAYDLENPFVPEMHALVQQGEEEEDDDDDDDEEQVEEEIEQELNSCPVEMKGRYSVDSILESINSLFLDENVELTVKEEEISASPQMLEDNVSSCCPDDKEEIQSVDSILECLKDEVSASPQMLKDNASSCCPDDKEEIQSVDSILGCLNTLFLDENVEVTVKEEILAAPQMLEDSISLSHEGQVKRQSKDEEFGVSSEPYGSKAAYWPTSDVEDKQVVVCVNTMATNLSEGECLSVVESVSGAKMLQIQSPQDTFTSPLPHRVENSFAKHQSSFQVLSPAYLPESVVRCDNTIAENLYEDECLPVLEAVSGTKMLPIQSPQDTFTSSLLPHTENTFSEKLDQDDCLTVPEAVSGTDMLQIKSPRDTFATQLTPPLENSVEKHCSSFRVQTPTFVESFVEGDNTLAEYLLEDESFPVLEAVPWDEMQQIQSPQDTLTLPLPPCVEDSFEKHCSSINLDSASFDVKIAAEAVLAKESECTARDNGRAIDTLTVGAGIFNSQNMFLPVEEVIPGTIFQQSKFIEEVAMDSQSDGKNQDRCDQWHIPLQRESVNLPMTQEDLLNITNETQTPKPDMETLESCKETMEKSSKNQNIWSRRGKATNAPLIQTRKSVLKGSNADNEAAMSDWNNIINKAISKDLLSVLDTEEEIFTPDKENFRPNMLQLRFLKKSGKLEETKHSKSQSSKDKTISKDLFSVLDGEKEEEEIYTPDKENFSPNTLHLRRMKRFGKLEETKHSKSQRSCSSKDRTISKDLFSVLDGENEEEVYTPDKENFSPNTLHLRRMKKKGKLEEIKHSKSRWSPNPKGKFGPNIYSDESRSPTSNKENQTPKRVQDQKLQKKPFGTHIKLTQEHDVNALKNRVERVPFQSLKISGTSSPVSAEKSIDVRDCEEISDKHNNPSQDTSLVQKRSWDMIVDTTTLMNKESRKALQLLQGLKGTRLIVPRLVIRELQSMKQQNSFFRRFRRISEASLALEWVEECMVNTNWWIHIQSSVDEGRRIAPTPPASPQTQICEESWSFHGGIGSFMEIPSPTIEDHILDFTLLHKRKQIDGQLVLLSEDVTLKINCMAEGLLCEPVQEFRESLVNPFSERFLWKNSSARGQTWCCEDDVVLRERYCRLPLRKSSKGAASGLKLILLHNSQYGH; translated from the exons ATGGCATCAGAGAAGAAtccagaagaggaagaagggaaaATCCCAGTGCTCACAGTGCTAAAGAACGAATCAATTCTCAAGAACATTTTCATCGTCAACAAGCCGCCGGAAGATCATTCTCCTCGCCGCCGCCATCGTGACCATGAAGACATCCTCCTCGTCGGTCGACACCCCGATTGCGACCTCATGCTCACACACCCTAGCATCAGCCGCTACCACCTCCACATTCGCTCTGTCCCCTCTTCGCTCTCGTTCTCCGTCATCGATCTCTCTTCTG TGCACGGAACGTGGGTTTCCGGGAGGAAGATTGAGGCAGGGGTGAGGGTGGAGATGAAGGAAGGTGACACGCTGAGAATTGGGGTTTCCAGTAGGGTTTATCGATTGCATTGGATTCCGATTAGCCGCGCTTACGATTTGGAAAACCCCTTTGTGCCTGAGATGCATGCCCTTGTGCaacaaggagaagaagaagaagatgatgatgatgatgatgatgaagaacaagTCGAAGAAGAGATagagcag GAGTTGAATAGTTGTCCAGTTGAAATGAAAGGCAGGTATTCAGTGGATTCAATTCTTGAGTCTATCAATTCTTTATTTCTTGATGAGAATGTGGAACTAACTGTAAAAGAGGAGGAGATTTCGGCATCACCTCAGATGCTTGAAGACAATGTGTCTTCCTGTTGTCCAGATGACAAGGAAGAAATTCAATCAGTGGATTCAATTCTTGAGTGTCTCAAGGACGAGGTTTCGGCATCACCTCAGATGCTGAAAGACAATGCTTCTTCCTGTTGTCCAGATGACAAGGAAGAAATTCAGTCAGTAGATTCAATTCTTGGATGTCTCAATACTTTATTCCTTGACGAGAATGTGGAAGTAACTGTCAAAGAGGAGATTCTAGCAGCACCTCAAATGCTGGAAGACAGTATTTCTTTGAGTCATGAAGGACAAGTGAAGAGGCAATCAAAGGATGAAGAATTTGGAGTCTCAAGTGAGCCTTATGGTAGTAAAGCAGCCTATTGGCCAACCTCTGATGTTGAAGACAAGCAGGTTGTTGTATGTGTTAACACAATGGCAACAAATTTGTCTGAGGGTGAATGTTTGTCAGTTGTAGAATCTGTTTCTGGGGCCAAAATGCTGCAAATCCAGTCTCCACAGGATACGTTTACTTCACCATTACCGCATCGTGTAGAGAATTCATTTGCAAAGCATCAGTCCAGCTTCCAGGTTCTATCCCCGGCTTATTTACCTGAATCAGTTGTTAGATGTGATAACACAATTGCAGAAAATCTGTATGAGGATGAATGTCTGCCGGTTCTGGAAGCTGTTTCTGGGACCAAAATGCTGCCAATCCAGTCTCCACAGGATACATTTACTTCATCATTACTGCCTCATACAGAGAACACATTTTCTGAAAAATTGGATCAGGATGATTGTTTGACTGTGCCGGAAGCTGTTTCTGGGACCGATATGCTGCAAATCAAGTCTCCACGCGATACATTTGCTACACAATTAACACCTCCTTTAGAGAACTCAGTTGAAAAGCATTGTTCCAGCTTCCGGGTTCAAACACCAACTTTTGTGGAATCATTTGTTGAAGGTGATAACACATTGGCAGAATATCTACTTGAGGATGAGAGTTTTCCTGTTCTGGAAGCTGTTCCATGGGATGAAATGCAGCAAATCCAGTCTCCACAAGATACATTAACTTTACCATTACCCCCTTGTGTAGAGGACTCATTTGAAAAGCATTGCTCCAGCATAAATTTAGATTCTGCATCTTTTGATGTTAAAATAGCAGCTGAGGCTGTATTAGCGAAAGAATCTGAATGTACAGCCAGAGATAATGGAAGGGCAATAGACACTTTGACTGTTGGTGCGGGAATTTTCAATTCTCAGAACATGTTTTTGCCAGTGGAAGAAGTTATCCCTGGTACCATATTTCAACAATCCAAATTTATTGAAGAAGTTGCTATGGATTCACAATCTGACGGAAAAAACCAAGATAGATGTGACCAATGGCACATACCACTTCAGAGAGAATCAGTGAATTTGCCAATGACCCAGGAGGATCTCTTGAATATTACAAATGAGACCCAGACCCCAAAACCTGATATGGAAACCCTTGAAAGCTGCAAAGAAACAATGGAGAAAAGttcgaaaaatcaaaatatttggTCAAGGAGAGGCAAAGCTACTAATGCTCCTCTGATTCAAACAAGAAAGAGTGTACTTAAAGGTTCTAATGCTGACAATGAAGCTGCAATGAGCGATTGGAACAATATCATTAATAAAGCCATCTCGAAGGATCTTCTCTCTGTTCTGGATACGGAAGAAGAGATCTTTACTCCAGATAAAGAAAACTTCAGGCCGAATATGCTTCAGTTGCGGTTTCTTAAAAAGTCTGGTAAGCTAGAAGAAACTAAACATTCCAAGTCACAAAGTTCAAAGGATAAAACAATCTCAAAGGATCTTTTCTCTGTTTTGgatggagaaaaagaagaagaagaaatctaCACTCCAGATAAGGAAAACTTCAGCCCAAATACCCTACACCTGCGCCGAATGAAAAGGTTTGGTAAGCTAGAAGAAACTAAACATTCCAAATCACAAAGGTCATGCAGTTCAAAGGATAGAACAATCTCAAAGGATCTTTTCTCTGTTTTGGATGGGGAAAACGAAGAAGAAGTCTACACTCCAGATAAGGAAAACTTCAGCCCAAATACCCTGCACCTGCGGCGCATGAAAAAGAAGGGAAAGCTAGAAGAAATTAAACATTCCAAGTCTCGATGGTCACCAAATCCAAAGGGTAAATTTGGTCCCAACATATATTCAGATGAAAGCAGAAGCCCCACCTCAAACAAAGAGAATCAGACTCCAAAAAGAGTCCAAGATCAAAAGTTGCAGAAAAAGCCTTTTGGCACTCACATCAAACTGACTCAAGAGCATGATGTAAATGCATTGAAGAACAGAGTGGAAAGGGTACCCTTCCAATCACTAAAGATCTCAGGCACTTCTAGTCCTGTTTCTGCTGAAAAAAGCATTGATGTACGTGACTGTGAAGAAATTTCAGACAAGCATAATAACCCTTCT CAGGATACTAGTTTGGTGCAAAAGAGGAGCTGGGACATGATTGTGGACACCACTACTCTTATGAACAAAGAATCAAGGAAAGCTCTGCAGCTTTTACAAGGTCTCAAGGGGACTCGATTAATCGTGCCAAGATTGG TCATAAGGGAACTGCAAAGTATGAAGCAACAGAACTCATtttttagaagatttagaagaATTTCAGAGGCTTCTTTGGCATTGGAATGGGTTGAAGAATGTATGGTGAACACAAACTGGTGGATTCATATCCAGAGCTCAGTGGATGAAGGAAGACGGATTGCTCCAACCCCACCTGCTTCTCCGCAGACTCAAATTTGTGAAGAGAGTTGGAGTTTTCATGGTGGGATTGGGAGCTTCATGGAGATTCCATCACCAACAATAGAAGATCACATCCTTGACTTTACTCTTCTACATAAAAGGAAGCAAATTGATGGACAACTTGTCCTTCTTAGTGAGGATGTCACTTTGAAAATCAATTGCATGGCAGAG GGGTTGCTATGTGAGCCAGTGCAGGAATTTCGTGAGAGTCTAGTGAATCCATTCTCTGAGAGGTTCTTGTGGAAAAACAGCTCTGCTCGAGGACAAACATGGTGTTGCGAGGACGATGTAGTTTTGAGGGAGAGATATTGTCGTTTGCCTCTGAGGAAGTCATCAAAGGGAGCTGCAAGCGGCTTGAAGCTCATTCTGCTCCACAATTCTCAATATGGCCACTGA
- the LOC130737893 gene encoding FHA domain-containing protein PS1 isoform X2: MASEKNPEEEEGKIPVLTVLKNESILKNIFIVNKPPEDHSPRRRHRDHEDILLVGRHPDCDLMLTHPSISRYHLHIRSVPSSLSFSVIDLSSVHGTWVSGRKIEAGVRVEMKEGDTLRIGVSSRVYRLHWIPISRAYDLENPFVPEMHALVQQGEEEEDDDDDDDEEQVEEEIEQELNSCPVEMKGRYSVDSILESINSLFLDENVELTVKEEEISASPQMLEDNVSSCCPDDKEEIQSVDSILECLKDEVSASPQMLKDNASSCCPDDKEEIQSVDSILGCLNTLFLDENVEVTVKEEILAAPQMLEDSISLSHEGQVKRQSKDEEFGVSSEPYGSKAAYWPTSDVEDKQVVVCVNTMATNLSEGECLSVVESVSGAKMLQIQSPQDTFTSPLPHRVENSFAKHQSSFQVLSPAYLPESVVRCDNTIAENLYEDECLPVLEAVSGTKMLPIQSPQDTFTSSLLPHTENTFSEKLDQDDCLTVPEAVSGTDMLQIKSPRDTFATQLTPPLENSVEKHCSSFRVQTPTFVESFVEGDNTLAEYLLEDESFPVLEAVPWDEMQQIQSPQDTLTLPLPPCVEDSFEKHCSSINLDSASFDVKIAAEAVLAKESECTARDNGRAIDTLTVGAGIFNSQNMFLPVEEVIPGTIFQQSKFIEEVAMDSQSDGKNQDRCDQWHIPLQRESVNLPMTQEDLLNITNETQTPKPDMETLESCKETMEKSSKNQNIWSRRGKATNAPLIQTRKSVLKGSNADNEAAMSDWNNIINKAISKDLLSVLDTEEEIFTPDKENFRPNMLQLRFLKKSGKLEETKHSKSQSSKDKTISKDLFSVLDGEKEEEEIYTPDKENFSPNTLHLRRMKRFGKLEETKHSKSQRSCSSKDRTISKDLFSVLDGENEEEVYTPDKENFSPNTLHLRRMKKKGKLEEIKHSKSRWSPNPKGKFGPNIYSDESRSPTSNKENQTPKRVQDQKLQKKPFGTHIKLTQEHDVNALKNRVERVPFQSLKISGTSSPVSAEKSIDVRDCEEISDKHNNPSDTSLVQKRSWDMIVDTTTLMNKESRKALQLLQGLKGTRLIVPRLVIRELQSMKQQNSFFRRFRRISEASLALEWVEECMVNTNWWIHIQSSVDEGRRIAPTPPASPQTQICEESWSFHGGIGSFMEIPSPTIEDHILDFTLLHKRKQIDGQLVLLSEDVTLKINCMAEGLLCEPVQEFRESLVNPFSERFLWKNSSARGQTWCCEDDVVLRERYCRLPLRKSSKGAASGLKLILLHNSQYGH; the protein is encoded by the exons ATGGCATCAGAGAAGAAtccagaagaggaagaagggaaaATCCCAGTGCTCACAGTGCTAAAGAACGAATCAATTCTCAAGAACATTTTCATCGTCAACAAGCCGCCGGAAGATCATTCTCCTCGCCGCCGCCATCGTGACCATGAAGACATCCTCCTCGTCGGTCGACACCCCGATTGCGACCTCATGCTCACACACCCTAGCATCAGCCGCTACCACCTCCACATTCGCTCTGTCCCCTCTTCGCTCTCGTTCTCCGTCATCGATCTCTCTTCTG TGCACGGAACGTGGGTTTCCGGGAGGAAGATTGAGGCAGGGGTGAGGGTGGAGATGAAGGAAGGTGACACGCTGAGAATTGGGGTTTCCAGTAGGGTTTATCGATTGCATTGGATTCCGATTAGCCGCGCTTACGATTTGGAAAACCCCTTTGTGCCTGAGATGCATGCCCTTGTGCaacaaggagaagaagaagaagatgatgatgatgatgatgatgaagaacaagTCGAAGAAGAGATagagcag GAGTTGAATAGTTGTCCAGTTGAAATGAAAGGCAGGTATTCAGTGGATTCAATTCTTGAGTCTATCAATTCTTTATTTCTTGATGAGAATGTGGAACTAACTGTAAAAGAGGAGGAGATTTCGGCATCACCTCAGATGCTTGAAGACAATGTGTCTTCCTGTTGTCCAGATGACAAGGAAGAAATTCAATCAGTGGATTCAATTCTTGAGTGTCTCAAGGACGAGGTTTCGGCATCACCTCAGATGCTGAAAGACAATGCTTCTTCCTGTTGTCCAGATGACAAGGAAGAAATTCAGTCAGTAGATTCAATTCTTGGATGTCTCAATACTTTATTCCTTGACGAGAATGTGGAAGTAACTGTCAAAGAGGAGATTCTAGCAGCACCTCAAATGCTGGAAGACAGTATTTCTTTGAGTCATGAAGGACAAGTGAAGAGGCAATCAAAGGATGAAGAATTTGGAGTCTCAAGTGAGCCTTATGGTAGTAAAGCAGCCTATTGGCCAACCTCTGATGTTGAAGACAAGCAGGTTGTTGTATGTGTTAACACAATGGCAACAAATTTGTCTGAGGGTGAATGTTTGTCAGTTGTAGAATCTGTTTCTGGGGCCAAAATGCTGCAAATCCAGTCTCCACAGGATACGTTTACTTCACCATTACCGCATCGTGTAGAGAATTCATTTGCAAAGCATCAGTCCAGCTTCCAGGTTCTATCCCCGGCTTATTTACCTGAATCAGTTGTTAGATGTGATAACACAATTGCAGAAAATCTGTATGAGGATGAATGTCTGCCGGTTCTGGAAGCTGTTTCTGGGACCAAAATGCTGCCAATCCAGTCTCCACAGGATACATTTACTTCATCATTACTGCCTCATACAGAGAACACATTTTCTGAAAAATTGGATCAGGATGATTGTTTGACTGTGCCGGAAGCTGTTTCTGGGACCGATATGCTGCAAATCAAGTCTCCACGCGATACATTTGCTACACAATTAACACCTCCTTTAGAGAACTCAGTTGAAAAGCATTGTTCCAGCTTCCGGGTTCAAACACCAACTTTTGTGGAATCATTTGTTGAAGGTGATAACACATTGGCAGAATATCTACTTGAGGATGAGAGTTTTCCTGTTCTGGAAGCTGTTCCATGGGATGAAATGCAGCAAATCCAGTCTCCACAAGATACATTAACTTTACCATTACCCCCTTGTGTAGAGGACTCATTTGAAAAGCATTGCTCCAGCATAAATTTAGATTCTGCATCTTTTGATGTTAAAATAGCAGCTGAGGCTGTATTAGCGAAAGAATCTGAATGTACAGCCAGAGATAATGGAAGGGCAATAGACACTTTGACTGTTGGTGCGGGAATTTTCAATTCTCAGAACATGTTTTTGCCAGTGGAAGAAGTTATCCCTGGTACCATATTTCAACAATCCAAATTTATTGAAGAAGTTGCTATGGATTCACAATCTGACGGAAAAAACCAAGATAGATGTGACCAATGGCACATACCACTTCAGAGAGAATCAGTGAATTTGCCAATGACCCAGGAGGATCTCTTGAATATTACAAATGAGACCCAGACCCCAAAACCTGATATGGAAACCCTTGAAAGCTGCAAAGAAACAATGGAGAAAAGttcgaaaaatcaaaatatttggTCAAGGAGAGGCAAAGCTACTAATGCTCCTCTGATTCAAACAAGAAAGAGTGTACTTAAAGGTTCTAATGCTGACAATGAAGCTGCAATGAGCGATTGGAACAATATCATTAATAAAGCCATCTCGAAGGATCTTCTCTCTGTTCTGGATACGGAAGAAGAGATCTTTACTCCAGATAAAGAAAACTTCAGGCCGAATATGCTTCAGTTGCGGTTTCTTAAAAAGTCTGGTAAGCTAGAAGAAACTAAACATTCCAAGTCACAAAGTTCAAAGGATAAAACAATCTCAAAGGATCTTTTCTCTGTTTTGgatggagaaaaagaagaagaagaaatctaCACTCCAGATAAGGAAAACTTCAGCCCAAATACCCTACACCTGCGCCGAATGAAAAGGTTTGGTAAGCTAGAAGAAACTAAACATTCCAAATCACAAAGGTCATGCAGTTCAAAGGATAGAACAATCTCAAAGGATCTTTTCTCTGTTTTGGATGGGGAAAACGAAGAAGAAGTCTACACTCCAGATAAGGAAAACTTCAGCCCAAATACCCTGCACCTGCGGCGCATGAAAAAGAAGGGAAAGCTAGAAGAAATTAAACATTCCAAGTCTCGATGGTCACCAAATCCAAAGGGTAAATTTGGTCCCAACATATATTCAGATGAAAGCAGAAGCCCCACCTCAAACAAAGAGAATCAGACTCCAAAAAGAGTCCAAGATCAAAAGTTGCAGAAAAAGCCTTTTGGCACTCACATCAAACTGACTCAAGAGCATGATGTAAATGCATTGAAGAACAGAGTGGAAAGGGTACCCTTCCAATCACTAAAGATCTCAGGCACTTCTAGTCCTGTTTCTGCTGAAAAAAGCATTGATGTACGTGACTGTGAAGAAATTTCAGACAAGCATAATAACCCTTCT GATACTAGTTTGGTGCAAAAGAGGAGCTGGGACATGATTGTGGACACCACTACTCTTATGAACAAAGAATCAAGGAAAGCTCTGCAGCTTTTACAAGGTCTCAAGGGGACTCGATTAATCGTGCCAAGATTGG TCATAAGGGAACTGCAAAGTATGAAGCAACAGAACTCATtttttagaagatttagaagaATTTCAGAGGCTTCTTTGGCATTGGAATGGGTTGAAGAATGTATGGTGAACACAAACTGGTGGATTCATATCCAGAGCTCAGTGGATGAAGGAAGACGGATTGCTCCAACCCCACCTGCTTCTCCGCAGACTCAAATTTGTGAAGAGAGTTGGAGTTTTCATGGTGGGATTGGGAGCTTCATGGAGATTCCATCACCAACAATAGAAGATCACATCCTTGACTTTACTCTTCTACATAAAAGGAAGCAAATTGATGGACAACTTGTCCTTCTTAGTGAGGATGTCACTTTGAAAATCAATTGCATGGCAGAG GGGTTGCTATGTGAGCCAGTGCAGGAATTTCGTGAGAGTCTAGTGAATCCATTCTCTGAGAGGTTCTTGTGGAAAAACAGCTCTGCTCGAGGACAAACATGGTGTTGCGAGGACGATGTAGTTTTGAGGGAGAGATATTGTCGTTTGCCTCTGAGGAAGTCATCAAAGGGAGCTGCAAGCGGCTTGAAGCTCATTCTGCTCCACAATTCTCAATATGGCCACTGA
- the LOC130737894 gene encoding protein SENSITIVE TO PROTON RHIZOTOXICITY 1-like, protein MDSKGSLRATTWAKSSSLTTSAENGLQTNISSADSFSLPGFGSLHNQHKWPDPSISDYGVREEAPLQGFSQPSQAQTLLPCDTNNKIKIPDQENCPLSESSQTNRLQNWDPSVMLYNLSFLENKIHELQDLVHLIVSQKDQPNEIVTQEQQLITTDLTSIIVQLISTAGSLLPSVRQTLINGNPLVGQLGQLCGIAVPSGSGPSSSCIQPQNNNGNKLSDQSMQNDLPSNREMEQNYMEEHEYKDEDADDGDNLPPGSYEILQLEKEEILAPHAHFCTICGKGFKRDANLRMHMRGHGDEYKTPAALAKPHKESGSQPKLIKRYSCPYHGCKRNKDHKKFLPLKTILCVKNHYKRTHCDKSYTCSRCNTKKFSVLADLKTHEKHCGKDKWLCSCGTTFSRKDKLFGHIALFQGHTPAIPLDESKENNKVGGMNSCLVSNPSTENGVQNIMDARANIDDPISYLSSLNFEANFGAFNEFTRPPPEESESSFSFFMPGSFKPGGESSRDNIL, encoded by the coding sequence ATGGATTCAAAAGGGAGTTTACGTGCTACCACCTGGGCAAAGTCTTCTTCCTTAACAACCTCTGCTGAAAATGGATTACAGACAAACATATCCTCGGCGGATTCTTTCTCTTTACCGGGCTTCGGTTCGCTACATAATCAGCACAAATGGCCTGATCCCTCTATTTCAGATTATGGGGTCAGGGAAGAAGCCCCCCTACAAGGGTTCAGCCAACCTTCTCAAGCCCAGACTCTGCTTCCTTGCGACACCAACAACAAGATTAAGATCCCTGATCAAGAAAACTGTCCACTGAGTGAATCATCACAAACAAATAGACTCCAAAATTGGGATCCCAGTGTGATGTTGTATAACCTTTCCTTCTTGGAAAATAAGATTCATGAGCTTCAGGATCTAGTCCACCTGATTGTTAGTCAAAAAGACCAACCTAATGAAATTGTGACACAGGAGCAGCAGCTTATCACTACTGATCTTACATCAATTATTGTTCAATTGATCTCTACTGCAGGCAGTCTTCTCCCTTCGGTTCGGCAGACCCTTATAAATGGTAATCCTTTGGTGGGACAGCTTGGCCAACTTTGTGGAATTGCTGTTCCTTCCGGATCAGGTCCAAGTAGCAGCTGTATTCAACCACAAAATAATAACGGAAATAAACTGTCTGATCAATCCATGCAGAATGATCTACCTAGTAATCGCGAAATGGAACAAAACTACATGGAAGAACATGAATATAAAGATGAAGATGCAGATGATGGTGACAACCTTCCACCTGGTTCATACGAGATTTTACAATTAGAGAAGGAAGAAATCCTCGCACCTCATGCGCATTTCTGTACAATTTGCGGGAAGGGATTCAAGAGGGATGCGAATCTTCGAATGCACATGAGAGGCCACGGTGACGAGTACAAAACCCCAGCAGCCCTTGCGAAACCGCATAAAGAATCCGGGTCTCAACCGAAGCTTATTAAGAGGTATTCCTGCCCTTATCATGGGTGCAAGCGTAACAAGGATCACAAGAAGTTTCTACCTCTGAAGACCATTTTATGCGTCAAAAACCATTACAAAAGAACACACTGTGACAAAAGTTACACTTGCAGCAGATGCAACACCAAGAAGTTTTCAGTCTTGGCTGATCTAAAAACTCATGAAAAGCACTGTGGTAAGGATAAATGGCTTTGTTCATGTGGCACAACATTTTCGAGGAAAGACAAGCTTTTTGGACACATTGCTCTTTTTCAAGGTCACACACCAGCAATTCCCTTGGATGAAAGCAAAGAAAACAATAAGGTAGGGGGTATGAACTCCTGTTTGGTGTCAAATCCTTCAACTGAAAATGGAGTTCAAAATATCATGGATGCAAGAGCTAATATTGATGATCCTATCAGTTATCTGTCATCATTGAACTTTGAAGCTAACTTTGGTGCGTTCAACGAATTCACTCGACCTCCACCTGAAGAATCAGAaagttctttctcttttttcatgCCCGGATCTTTTAAACCCGGAGGAGAATCAAGTCGTGACAATATTTTGTGA